The genomic interval TATTTGGAAAAATGGGATATCAAAAAAAGTGTAGGATTAAGAGATAGTCTTGCTGAAATTTGGAATATAGTTAATAAATATAGGTTAATTGGTCCTGCTGTTATAAGAGATATCGCTGAATATGTGGAAAACGGTGGTGATTACACTTCAGCATTAGTTTTATATGTTTTACCCCAGTTTGAAGGATTGTCAGAGACTAAAATCAAAAATTTTGTAAGTGAGCTTGTTAAATCTAGTATTGGAGAATTTTCCAATCAAAAAGATGTTTTAACTGAGTTTATTAAAGATTTTTTTGGTATTAGTATGGAGTGAGCAGATGAAAACTCCAAAAGAATTATTAGTTAAAGAAATTGGTTCTGATTTGATTAATTATTTAAAGTCTGGAACAATTTCTGTAAATAGTTTTTTGAAGGTTTTAAATCTTAATATAGAAAACCTTCAAGATTTACTTAAAATACATTATATTCTTTTAAAAGATGTAAGAGAATACATTTTTTCACTTCCAGAGCTAATCAGAAAGTTAAGAGTGTCCACTAATGTTAGTAAAGAATACTCCTATGAAGGTGTTAAAGGCCAAATCGATTGGCAAGATACAATAAAGGAAAGGCTTAAGAGAAATTATAAGGATAGAACTTTATATTGTAAAAATGAAAGAAATAAATATTACAATACAAAAGAAAATATAATTTTGAAAAAGTTTTTAGAGACAGTTTACAAAATAATTTTTGAAGAAATAAAAATGGAAAGGTTTACAAATTACGAATGGTATAGAGATGGGAAAATTATTAATGGTACTGTTAAAAATATTTACGAAAAAAACATATACATGAATAGAATTAATCTTGAAGATATAAAAATTACAGAAAGAATGCTAGAAGATGTATCAAAAAATAGAAATATTCTCTATGCTAAAGCAGCAAAACTTTTAAAAAAATATTATGAAATAGTAAATTTAAAAGTTCCTATAGATGAGTTGAAAAGTGTATTTGAAAAAACATTTATTGAAATAGCAGATGAGAATACGCTTTTTGAACTTTATTGGATAGTAAAAATTATTAAAAGCAATGCAAGTAATTACAAAATGTATATAATGGATGATAAGAATAATAAGGTAGCAACTTGGGAAGATGAAAATTTTACCTATACTATATATCACAATAGCACAGGCTCTTCTGAATTATTTTTCAATATTTATTTAGACGAGGTGAAAGATTTAATAAATAAAAATGAATATATAACAAGACTTACAAGTGTGATAAATGAATTTTCGAAAATTAGGAAAGAACTATTTGGAATTAGAAAAGAAAATAACCTGTGGAATGGAAGACCTGACATATTATTAGAAATAAGAGATAATAAAACGGGTGAAATTAAGAAAATTATAATTGGTGAAGTTAAATATACTACTGATCAAGATTATATGCTTGAAGGGGTACGACAACTTCTTGAATATATACATTTTATAAAATATAAAGACAACGAATATATCTATAAAAACAAACAAATACAAATAGAGGGATTTTTATTTGTTGATAATATACCCTTTAATGACATTGATGATAGTTTGATAAAGATTTATAGCATAGACAATAAAAATATTAAAGTAAATGTTTAAAAGTAGGGGAAGGAATAGTTTGTGTCAACTTTTGGAAATGTCTTTTAATTATCTAGTAAGGCCAAACATTGTGGATGGGAAATAGCATTTTATTCTTATGGTAATATATTTGATTTTGAAAGTTTAAAACTAATTTGTTATTTACTTGACCAAATTGATGAAAGAAATATAAAAAGTTAGGAAAAGGGAGATTTCCAGTGTCTTTTAGAAAAAACTTATAGAAATAAACCAATTAAGTAGGTTCAACTGTATATTTTCTGATGGAGATTATTTGTTCTGTTATTTTGATGAGAAAGGGTATAGCGGCCTTTATTATGTTCAGAGAAGTCCACCGTTTAGCAGGGTAAAATTGGTAGATGAAGATTTTTCAATAGATCTTTTAAAAGAAAAGAAGCCAGGAGTAACAGGATATGTAATAGCAACAAAAGTATTAACAGACGAAAAATAGGAAAAATTTTACCCAGGAGAACTTATTATTTTTAAAGATGGTGAGATTGTTTATTCGAATAAACATGATGTTTGAATAATATGCAAAAATGAATTTTTTTTAATTTATTTTCATAATTGACAACTTAAGGTATGAATTATTTGATAAAATAATAACGGAGTAGTTATTGCATATACGATTCACTTTATGTTATATAGTTTTGTCTTAAAGTATAGAAGAAATTAAATTTTCAAGGAATAGTGAAAAATTATCATTATTGTAAAAAATAAAAATATAAGGAGTGTAGGAGATGGAGAGTGAAAAATTAAAAGAAAAGTTGAGAGAAAAACTCAGAGAATTATTTCGATTTGAGAGTGAAGATTTAGATTTTGGAATTTATCGATTAACGAATTACAAAAGGAGAGAAATTGAAAACTTCATTAACAAGGATTTAATAGAAGAAATTCAGAAACAGCTCCAATTACTTGGAGAAGAGGAAAGTCAAAAAATAAAAGAAGAATTTGAAAAAACAAAACAGGAAATAAAGATAACGCTTGGTGAAGATGCTTTTGAAAATGGTGAATTAAATGAGAATTTTAAAAATACTCCTTTAGCAAAGAAATATTACGAGAAGAAAAAACAATTAGAAAATATGGAAATTTCAGAAGATTTAGAAAGGCAAATTTACAACCATATAATCAATTTCTTTTCCAGATATTACGACAAAGGAGATTTTATAAGTAAAAGAAGGTATGGAAAAAACGAAAAGTACGTGGTTCCTTATAACGGAGAAGAAGTTCTACTCTATTGGACAAACAAGGATCAGTATTACATAAAAACCACGGAATATTTTAGAAAATATACATTCAAGGTTAAAGGACTAACTGTCAATTTTAAGGTTGTTGAGGCAGAAGAAGAAAAAGCAAATATAAAATCCCAGGAAAAGAAATTTTTTGTTTTGAATGAAAAAATATTTGATTTTGATGAAAAAAATAAAAAATTAAATATTTATTTCGAATATAGAACTTTAAATAATGAAGAAACAGAGAAATATAAACAAGGTCAAACAGTGTCTCAAGATAGAATAAATGAAGAGATTGTAAGAATCTTAGACAACAAAACTCAACAAAACATTTTGACGAGATTGATTTTTGAAAGAGAAGGCGAGAAAACTTTAATAGAAAAACATCTTTACAGATATACAAGAAGAAACACAACTGATTATTTTATTCATAAAGATTTGAAAGGATTTTTAGAAAGGGAATTAGATTTCTACATCAAAAATGAGTTTTTACAATTAGAAGATTTGCAGGTTTTGGAGGAAAGCGGGTATTTTGACAAATTAAGGCTTTATCTAATCGGAGTTAGAGCTTTCAGAAACATTGCTTTAAAGATAATTGAGTTTTTGGCACAGATTGAAAACTTCCAGAAGAAGTTATGGGAGAAAAAGAAGTTTGTTATTGATACACATTATGTAATTACTTTGGATAAGATTAAAGAGTATGCGGGAGAAGAGTTCCTAGAAAGTATTTTAGATGAGATTTTAAACAATGAAAAGCAATTAAAAGAGTGGAAAGAATTGTTTGGGATAGATATTAAGGGAAAAGATGACTTAATTCTAAATAATGGGCAGTTGCAATTAAACGGAAAAGAATGGAAGAAATTGCCAATAGATACAAAATACTTTGATGAAGAATTTAAGTGGAAATTGTTAGTTTCTTTGAGTAAAAATAATGATTTAGATGAGATTTTAGATGGAGTTTTAATCAAAAGTGAAAACTTTCATGCTTTGAATTTGCTTTTGAACAAATACTACGAGAAAGTGCAGACGATTTATATTGATCCGCCGTTTAATACAAAAACATCTGAAATCTTATATAAAAACGGATATAAACATTCCACATGGCTGACTTTGATGGAAAATAGAATTTATTTGGCAAGAAAATTTATTTCTGAAAATGGAATTTTTATTTCAGCAATTGATGAGACAGAAGTAAGGTATTTGATGAATTTATGTGATCAGATATTTAATAAAAAAAATAGAATTGGAACAATAATTGTTTTGGCAAATCCTCAAGGAAGAGTTGATCGTAAATTATCATTAACTTCGGAGTATAACCTTATTTATGCTAAGAATATAGAGAAAACGCCTGATTTGGGAATATCTAAAGAAGGTAAATGGACAAATTTGAAAAGAACAGGAACGAATTCAAGAAGAGAGGACAGACCTTTAAGATTTTATCCAATCCTTTTGAAGGAAGGAAAAATTTTTATGATAACTGATGAAGAATATTCTAAAATTTATGACAAAGAAAAAAAACAGTTTAATGATGATTTTTTAAAAACAATTGTTGATAAATACTCTAAACAAGGATACGATGTTATTCTTCCTATGAGCAATTCGGGAGAATATTTAGTTTGGCAAAGAGAGTTTGAAAGGGTGAAAAGAGAAAAAGATTTCTACAAAATAATAAATGGAAATATATATACTCCTCCTATTAATGTAAAAACTCCAAAAACGATATGGATTGATCCAAAGTATTCAAACCCAGAATATGGAACTGAATCACTCAAACATTTAATCTGGAATAAAAACATAGATGTATCAAAAAATACGCCAAAGAGTGTTTTCACAGTTTCTGATTTTTGTAATTTAATACCTTCAAATTATATCCTTGACTTCTTCGCAGGTTCAGGAACAACCGCTCATGCAATTATGAAACTGAACAAAGAAGATGGTGGAAAAAGAAAATTCATTCTTGTGGAAATGGCAGATTATTTTGACACTGTTATTATTCCAAGAATAAAGAAAGTAGCATATTCTTTTAACTGGAAAGAGGGAAAACCTCAAGATACAGATGGGATCGGTATTTTCTTCAAATACCATACATTAGAACAATACGAAGATGCTTTGGAAAACATTGAGTTTGAAGAAGCACAGGAAACACTTTACGAATTTTCTGATTACTTTGTCAAATACATGTTTGAATGGGAAACAAAAAGCAGTAAAACATTTCTTAATATTGATGATATGAAAGATCCATTTAATTACAAATTAAAAATTATAGAAAACTATCAACCAAAAACAGTTAATGTTGATTTGGTTGAGACATTTAATTACTTACTTGGTTTGCATGTTAAAGGCTATAAAGTTTTGGAAGAAAATGGCAGGAAGTATGTTTTTATATTTGGTAAGTGTAAAAGTCAACATAAAAATGTATAAAAAAGGGAAAATAAAAATGTACAAAAAAAGGATTATTGTTGTTTAGAAGAATTAGAGAAAAATTCAAGTTTTTCCTTTAATCTATAAGATTTTCCTTTAATTAAGATTACGTGGGAATGGTGTAATAGTCTATCTAATATTGCTTGAGATAGTACAGGAGAACCAAATATCTCGCTCCATTCTGAGAACGGAGTATTGGTTGTTATTATTGTTGAATGTTTTTCATATCTTTTTGAGATTAGTTGGAAGAATATATTTGCTCCATCTTTATCTATTGGTAAATATCCTATTTCATCTATTATTAATACTTTGTATTTTGCAAAGTGTTTAAGTCTTACTTCTAATCTATTTTCTTTTAGAGCTTTTTTCAATTGAGCTATTAATTCT from Thermosipho atlanticus DSM 15807 carries:
- a CDS encoding class II glutamine amidotransferase codes for the protein MNQLSRFNCIFSDGDYLFCYFDEKGYSGLYYVQRSPPFSRVKLVDEDFSIDLLKEKKPGVTGYVIATKVLTDEK
- a CDS encoding site-specific DNA-methyltransferase gives rise to the protein MESEKLKEKLREKLRELFRFESEDLDFGIYRLTNYKRREIENFINKDLIEEIQKQLQLLGEEESQKIKEEFEKTKQEIKITLGEDAFENGELNENFKNTPLAKKYYEKKKQLENMEISEDLERQIYNHIINFFSRYYDKGDFISKRRYGKNEKYVVPYNGEEVLLYWTNKDQYYIKTTEYFRKYTFKVKGLTVNFKVVEAEEEKANIKSQEKKFFVLNEKIFDFDEKNKKLNIYFEYRTLNNEETEKYKQGQTVSQDRINEEIVRILDNKTQQNILTRLIFEREGEKTLIEKHLYRYTRRNTTDYFIHKDLKGFLERELDFYIKNEFLQLEDLQVLEESGYFDKLRLYLIGVRAFRNIALKIIEFLAQIENFQKKLWEKKKFVIDTHYVITLDKIKEYAGEEFLESILDEILNNEKQLKEWKELFGIDIKGKDDLILNNGQLQLNGKEWKKLPIDTKYFDEEFKWKLLVSLSKNNDLDEILDGVLIKSENFHALNLLLNKYYEKVQTIYIDPPFNTKTSEILYKNGYKHSTWLTLMENRIYLARKFISENGIFISAIDETEVRYLMNLCDQIFNKKNRIGTIIVLANPQGRVDRKLSLTSEYNLIYAKNIEKTPDLGISKEGKWTNLKRTGTNSRREDRPLRFYPILLKEGKIFMITDEEYSKIYDKEKKQFNDDFLKTIVDKYSKQGYDVILPMSNSGEYLVWQREFERVKREKDFYKIINGNIYTPPINVKTPKTIWIDPKYSNPEYGTESLKHLIWNKNIDVSKNTPKSVFTVSDFCNLIPSNYILDFFAGSGTTAHAIMKLNKEDGGKRKFILVEMADYFDTVIIPRIKKVAYSFNWKEGKPQDTDGIGIFFKYHTLEQYEDALENIEFEEAQETLYEFSDYFVKYMFEWETKSSKTFLNIDDMKDPFNYKLKIIENYQPKTVNVDLVETFNYLLGLHVKGYKVLEENGRKYVFIFGKCKSQHKNV
- a CDS encoding ATP-binding protein gives rise to the protein ELIAQLKKALKENRLEVRLKHFAKYKVLIIDEIGYLPIDKDGANIFFQLISKRYEKHSTIITTNTPFSEWSEIFGSPVLSQAILDRLLHHSHVILIKGKSYRLKEKLEFFSNSSKQQ